One genomic window of Macaca mulatta isolate MMU2019108-1 chromosome 8, T2T-MMU8v2.0, whole genome shotgun sequence includes the following:
- the RRS1 gene encoding ribosome biogenesis regulatory protein homolog, whose product MEGQSVEELLAKAEQDEAEKLQRITVHKELELEFDLGNLLASDRNPPTGLRCAGPTPEAELRALARDNTQLLINQLWQLPTERVEETIVARLPEPTTRLPREKPLPRPRPLTRWQQFARLKGIRPKKKTNLVWDEVSSQWRRRWGYQRARDDTKEWLIEVPGNADPLEDQFAKRIQAKKERVAKNELNRLRNLARAHKMQLPSAAGLHPTGHQSKEELGRAMQVAKVSTASVGRFQERLPKEKAPRGSGKKRKFQPLFGDFAAEKKNQLELLRVMNSKKPQLDVTRATNKQMREEDQEEAAKRRKMSQKGKRKGGRQGPGGKRKGGPPSQGGKRKGSLGGKMNSGPRGLGDKRKGGQRPGGKRRK is encoded by the coding sequence ATGGAGGGCCAGAGCGTGGAGGAGCTGCTGGCAAAGGCAGAGCAGGACGAGGCAGAGAAGTTGCAACGCATCACGGTGCACaaggagctggagctggagtttGACCTGGGCAACCTCCTGGCTTCGGACCGGAACCCCCCGACTGGACTGCGGTGCGCCGGACCCACGCCGGAGGCCGAGCTGCGGGCCCTGGCGCGAGACAATACGCAATTGCTCATCAACCAGCTGTGGCAGCTGCCCACGGAGCGCGTGGAAGAGACGATAGTGGCGCGGCTGCCGGAGCCCACCACACGCCTGCCGCGAGAGAAGCCTCTGCCCCGGCCGCGGCCACTTACACGCTGGCAGCAGTTCGCGCGCCTCAAGGGCATCCGTCCCAAGAAGAAGACCAACCTGGTGTGGGACGAGGTGAGCAGCCAGTGGCGGCGGCGCTGGGGCTACCAGCGCGCCCGGGACGACACCAAGGAATGGCTGATTGAGGTGCCCGGCAATGCCGACCCCTTGGAGGACCAGTTCGCCAAGCGTATTCAGGCCAAGAAAGAACGAGTGGCCAAGAACGAGCTGAACCGGCTGCGTAACCTGGCCCGCGCGCACAAGATGCAGCTGCCCAGCGCGGCCGGCTTGCACCCTACCGGACACCAGAGTAAGGAGGAGCTGGGCCGCGCTATGCAGGTGGCCAAGGTCTCCACCGCCTCTGTGGGGCGCTTCCAGGAGCGCCTCCCCAAGGAGAAGGCGCCCCGGGGCTCCGGCAAGAAGAGGAAGTTTCAACCCCTTTTCGGGGACTTTGCAGCCGAGAAAAAGAACCAGTTGGAGCTGCTTCGTGTGATGAACAGCAAAAAGCCTCAGCTGGATGTGACAAGAGCCACCAATAAGCAGATGAGGGAGGAGGACCAGGAGGAGGCCGCCAAGAGGAGGAAAATGAGCCAGAAGGGCAAGAGAAAGGGAGGCCGGCAGGGACCTGGGGGCAAGAGGAAAGGGGGGCCGCCCAgccagggagggaagaggaaagggagcTTGGGAGGCAAGATGAATTCCGGGCCGCGTGGCTTGGGTGACAAGAGAAAAGGAGGACAGCGcccaggaggaaagaggaggaagtaa